In a genomic window of Bicyclus anynana chromosome 5, ilBicAnyn1.1, whole genome shotgun sequence:
- the LOC112043541 gene encoding ubiquitin-protein ligase E3B, translating into MFSKSLTSKDTFLEQTKAAREERALEKKREQSAIKIQAIVRGWLARHRFIKLILDDFDRLLPESANQGSQDESQPPELIQALDVYRVACRLFLIFKQQRDKKRFEKLCKYIVQSLHSESVKISYVGVFLNKEYSFRWIAHIKDLLYKCCQYLEELKPESPIDMQSILIHLHTLLAFTATNTWALTRLKNFEKLRGGMTQLCANVMGSLFHRGYYLTLKSLLLRGLCREKVSLKNISLTAIVTLALRPLVSAQFSEKLLTMYIIQILSVPTLVFHMQQISPESIAAFRSHGMFDKCVEFLSADQNMRIVFNTLEGNYALCLLANLIQLAYCEREHAQPNTYYPTFVLVVSRFLDCCQQYVVCKKGNLSNWHPILGWFAQSFDAYLPPAMGNLRFQLSLLWGIPLLKKLLGSPLKDMLDAGITGEEGAGPSQPSTPVQSSNPASFIRRAIEARTSRSNSSKNFRKLGSPDCTKVALICSMYHTALQTMSQVKLDILTGLCNQDEILYALWQFLCTLGPNSGLKAFLDLLALNTKASAPEFQMLILFSDCMTHYVTILDDMEMYEKQDPFKLQDFVNMSHFLNMFIYKSIIGQLFDLKTIQSNEVFASLHTLLLALYRRDCRRAYAPTQHWLVREIRDSQFMADLEKGKKPQQVLVQKTPHMIAHGERVRLFRRAVADEKVVLGLTERACGGRSTLVTVRRNRLVEDGYRQLAALPSRALRGVVRVRFINEQGLDEAGIDQDGVFKEFLEETIKRVFDPSLNLFRVTSEERLYPSPTSCLQENHLQLFEFIGRMLGKAVYEGIVVDVPFASFFLSQVLGQTQQALYSWIDELPSLDRDLYRSLTYIKHFQGDISTLELTFSVDEERLGEIVTHELVPGGKAIPVTNENKINYIHLMAHFRMHTQIKDQTNAFIKGFRTIINPEWLSLFSTPELQRLISGDNVPLDLRDLRRHTQYYGGFHDSHRVVCWLWDVLQRDFTENERAMFLKFVTSCSKPPVLGFAHLKPPFSIRCVEVGDDEDTGDTIGSVIRGFFTIRKKDPLNRLPTSSTCFNLLKLPNYQKRSTLRDKLRYAVNSNTGFELS; encoded by the exons ATGTTTTCGAAGTCTCTAACCAGCAAGGATACGTTCCTGGAGCAGACAAAAGCGGCGCGGGAGGAGCGGGCTTTGGAAAAGAAGCGAGAACAGTCTGCTATTAAAATACAAGCAATTGTACGAGGATGGCTGGCCAGACATAGATTCATTAAACTTATTTT GGATGATTTTGACAGACTTCTCCCAGAATCAGCAAATCAGGGGTCACAAGATGAGTCCCAACCCCCAGAGCTTATTCAGGCATTGGATGTATACAGAGTGGCTTGTAGGCTGTTTCTCATATTCAAGCAGCAAAGAGATAAAAAGAGATTTGAGAAGCTATGCAAGTATATAGTGCAGAGCTTACACTCTGAGTCAGTTAAAATATCTTATGTTGGTGTTTTTCTGAATAAAGAATACag TTTCAGATGGATAGCACATATAAAAGACTTGTTATACAAATGTTGTCAATACCTAGAGGAATTGAAACCCGAGTCCCCAATAGACATGCAGAGTATACTCATCCATCTCCACACGCTCCTGGCGTTCACTGCTACAAACACATGGGCATTGACGAGGCTCAAAAACTTTGAGAAGCTCCGCGGTGGTATGACACAACTATGTGCCAATGTTATGGGCTCATTATTCCATAGAGGCTATTATTTAACTTTGAAG TCACTTCTCCTTAGAGGTTTGTGTCGTGAGAAAGTCAGTCTGAAGAATATATCACTGACGGCCATTGTGACACTTGCACTGAGGCCGCTAGTGTCGGCACAGTTCTCGGAGAAGCTGCTCACCATGTACATCATACAGATACTGTCTGTACCAACATTGGTGTTTCACATGCAGCAGATATCACCTGAG TCTATAGCAGCGTTCAGATCACACGGGATGTTCGACAAATGTGTTGAATTCCTGAGTGCGGATCAGAACATGCGCATCGTGTTCAACACTCTGGAGGGCAACTATGCGCTGTGTTTGCTCGCCAACCTCATACAGCTGGCCTACTGCGAGAGAGAGCACGCTCAGCCCAACACATATTACCCCACTTTTGTG ttagTGGTGAGTCGTTTCTTAGACTGTTGCCAGCAATACGTAGTTTGCAAGAAGGGTAACTTAAGCAACTGGCATCCCATCCTCGGCTGGTTCGCACAAAGCTTCGATGCGTACCTCCCCCCTGCTATGGGGAACTTGAGGTTCCAATTGTCCTTGTTATGGGGTATTCCGTTATTGAAGAAGCTACTCGGGAGCCCTTTGAAGGACATGCTCGATGCTGGTATCACGGGGGAGGAGGGGGCGGGACCTTCTCAACCCTCGACGCCGGTACAGAGTAGCAACCCCGCTTCGTTTATTAGACGGGCCATAGAAGCTAGGACTAGTAG ATCCAATTCAAGCaagaattttagaaaattaGGATCGCCCGATTGTACAAAAGTTGCACTCATTTGCTCCATGTATCACACGGCGCTGCAAACTATGTCGCAAGTTAAATTAGATATATTGACTG GTCTTTGCAACCAGGATGAAATACTCTATGCATTATGGCAATTCCTATGCACATTGGGACCAAACAGTGGACTGAAAGCTTTCCTTGATCTCTTAGCTCTAAACACTAAAGCTTCGGCTCCGGAGTTTCAAATGCTCATTCTTTTTAGTGATTGCATGACGCATTATGTtac GATATTAGATGACATGGAAATGTATGAAAAGCAGGACCCTTTCAAGTTGCAAGACTTTGTCAACATGTCGCACTTTCTGAACATGTTCATCTATAAATCCATTATAGGACAATTATTTG aTTTAAAGACGATACAAAGCAACGAAGTTTTCGCGTCTTTACACACGCTGCTATTGGCACTATATCGCCGCGACTGTCGGCGTGCGTACGCGCCCACGCAGCACTGGCTTGTACGAGAAATACGCGATTCGCAGTTCATGGCCGACCTCGAGAAGGGCAAGAAGCCCCAGCAG GTCTTAGTGCAAAAGACACCTCATATGATTGCTCATGGCGAGAGGGTGCGGCTTTTCAGACGAGCAGTTGCGGATGAAAAg GTGGTGCTAGGTCTAACAGAGCGCGCGTGCGGCGGGCGCTCCACGCTGGTGACGGTGCGGCGCAACCGGCTGGTGGAGGACGGCTACCGGCAGCTGGCCGCGCTGCCGAGCCGGGCGCTGCGCGGCGTGGTGCGCGTGCGCTTCATCAACGAGCAGGGCCTGGACGAGGCCGGCATCGACCAGGACGGCGTGTTCAAAG AGTTTCTAGAAGAAACCATCAAACGTGTGTTCGACCCGTCCCTGAACCTGTTCCGTGTGACGAGCGAGGAGCGCCTGTACCCGTCGCCCACGTCGTGTCTGCAGGAGAACCACCTGCAGCTGTTCGAGTTTATCGGACGCATGCTTGGGAAGGCTGTTTACGAG GGTATAGTGGTGGATGTGCCGTTCGCGTCGTTCTTCCTGAGCCAGGTATTGGGGCAGACGCAGCAAGCGCTCTATAGCTGGATTGATGAGCTGCCTTCCTTGGACCGGGATCTGTATCGCAGTCTGACTTATATCAAGCACTTTCAG GGCGACATTTCGACACTGGAGCTCACATTCTCCGTGGACGAGGAGAGACTGGGAGAGATTGTCACGCACGAGCTGGTCCCCGGGGGGAAAGCGATACCAGTGACTAATGAGAACAA AATAAACTACATACACTTGATGGCACATTTTCGGATGCACACGCAAATCAAAGACCAGACAAACGCTTTCATCAAGGGATTTAGAACAATTATCAACCCTGAATGGCTTTCATTGTTCTCTACTCCAGAG CTCCAACGTCTTATAAGCGGCGACAACGTGCCGCTAGACCTGCGCGACTTGCGTCGTCACACGCAGTACTACGGCGGCTTCCACGACTCGCACCGCGTCGTGTGCTGGCTGTGGGACGTGCTGCAGAGGGACTTCACCGAGAACGAGCGCGCTATGTTCCTGAag ttcgTGACGTCATGCTCCAAGCCTCCGGTACTGGGGTTCGCGCACCTCAAGCCTCCCTTCTCGATCCGATGCGTGGAAGTCGGTGACGACGAGGACACCGGTGACACTATTG GCAGTGTCATACGAGGATTTTTCACAATCAGAAAGAAAGATCCACTCAATCGACTGCCGACTTCCTCTACGTGTTTCAACCTACTAAAACTACCGAACTACCAAAAACGAAGTACACTGCGCGACAAACTACGATACGCGGTAAACAGTAACACGGGCTTCGAACTTTCGTAG